In Fusarium fujikuroi IMI 58289 draft genome, chromosome FFUJ_chr08, one genomic interval encodes:
- a CDS encoding related to pectate lyase L precursor → MLLFKYILAALPTALAKDIFVAPNGSSSGSGSSSSPLADIQAAVNAASAGDTIYLRKGTYRPSKNIHFTKKGSSSKPYTIRSYNNEEVIIDGDKMPGTPAALGASFSGKDRGIFHVEKAEYWRFIHITLTKGPYGVYVKDSHNNYFERLTTHSNYETGFHMQNSISNNEIVYLDTHNNADPRNNGQNADGMAIKEGSGAGNIIRGIRSYENADDGIDLYEFKSSVTILDNIIFDNGVNRWNFNPYRGDGIGIKLGGGSPANRANVNHVARNNFSFRNRRGFSDNNMPGDMTLIHNTAWKNREEGFNQRSSKATYENNLAANNAGSSSLSKQNTLTSVKGKGNNWEKGGSWQDADFKATSTSLIKGRRQANGKITQSDFLRPADGGNYGATTHWV, encoded by the coding sequence ATGCTTCTCTTCAAGTACATACTCGCCGCGTTGCCTACAGCCCTGGCCAAAGACATCTTCGTCGCTCCTAACGGATCGAGCAGTGGTTCAGGCTCTAGCAGCTCCCCTCTGGCCGACATCCAGGCTGCAGTTAATGCTGCCAGCGCTGGAGACACCATATATCTCCGAAAGGGAACCTACCGCCCGTCCAAGAACATCCACTTCACCAAGAAAGGTTCCTCTAGCAAACCCTACACCATCAGGTCCTATAATAACGAAGAAGTCATCATTGACGGTGACAAGATGCCTGGTACTCCGGCTGCCCTTGGTGCCAGTTTTTCTGGCAAGGATCGCGGTATCTTTCATGTCGAGAAGGCAGAGTACTGGAGATTCATTCACATCACTCTCACCAAGGGCCCCTATGGTGTCTACGTGAAGGATTCACACAACAACTACTTCGAGCGCCTGACCACCCACAGCAACTATGAGACTGGCTTCCACATGCAGAACAGCATCTCGAACAACGAGATCGTTTATCTTGACACCCATAACAACGCTGATCCACGCAACAATGGCCAAAATGCAGATGGTATGGCTATCAAGGAAGGCTCAGGCGCTGGGAACATCATCCGTGGTATTCGCAGCTACGAgaatgctgatgatggtatCGATCTGTACGAGTTCAAATCTTCTGTCACCATCCTTGATAACATCATTTTCGACAATGGTGTGAACCGCTGGAACTTCAACCCTTACAGAGGAGATGGCATTGGCATCAAGCTCGGCGGTGGATCACCCGCCAACCGAGCCAACGTCAACCATGTCGCTCGCAACAACTTCTCCTTCCGTAACCGCCGTGGCTTCAGCGACAACAACATGCCCGGTGACATGACTCTCATCCACAACACTGCTTGGAAGAACCGCGAGGAAGGTTTCAACCAACGCTCTTCCAAAGCTACCTATGAGAACAACCTTGCAGCCAACAATGCCGGATCCAGCAGCCTGAGCAAGCAGAACACGCTCACTTCGGTGAAGGGTAAGGGCAACAATTGGGAGAAGGGTGGATCTTGGCAGGATGCAGACTTCAAGGCTACCTCCACTAGCCTTATCAAGGGACGTCGACAGGCGAATGGCAAGATCACTCAGAGTGACTTTCTTCGCCCTGCTGATGGAGGAAATTACGGAGCCACCACTCACTGGGTCTGA